Within Micavibrio sp. TMED2, the genomic segment GGAGCCGGCTCGTGCTGATAGACCGGCGGATAGGCGGGGTTGGCCGCAGGGGGTGCCGCCTGTGGTCCCGGATAGGGCTGATAGGTCGGCTGGTAGGTCGATTGCGGTGCGGAACCGGGCGGCAGGGTGGCAACGGCACCATCAGGCACCGGCTGACCGCCACGGATATCATAGGCGGTTGGTGCCCGCTCGGACGGATAGACGGCACAGCCGGTTACGGACAGGACGGTCACAAACAGGGCGCTGGCAAGGGCCAGACTGGACAGGGTTCCACGCATGAATAACGAACTTCCCGGCGATTATTGTTGCGGCCTCTATCAGCCGTTGTGGCTGCACATATCAGCGCGATTGAATAACCCCTATATGTCAATCAAATGGCGCGATACAACCCGTAGGAGCGCAGATTCTGCTCAAGCCTTGCGATAGTCGGGTGCCCGTTTTTCCAGAAAGGCGCGAATACCTTCCTGTGCCTCGGCCCCGCCGATGGCGGCGGCGATGCCCCGTGCCTCATGCTCCATCTGGGTTTCCAGCGAGGTTACGCTGCTGTCGAGTAGGAGCTGTTTGGTGACCGAGAAGGCCTGTGCCGGTCCGGCGGCTATGTCGCGGGCCATTTTGAGTGCGGCGGCGTGCAACTGATCTGCCGGGACAACCCGGTTGACCAGTCCCCAATCCTCGGCCTCGGCAGCGCTCAGCGTGCGGTTGGTCAGGGCCAGATCATAGGCACGGCGGAGGCCGACCGCACGGGCGAGGAAATAGGTCGAGCTGCCGTCCGGGGTCAGGCCGACCTTGGTATAGGCCATGGTAAAACTGGCATTGTCCGAGGCGATGGCGAGATCGGCCATGGCGGTCAGGCTGACCCCGGCACCACCGGCATTGCCATTGACCGCAGTAATCAGGATCGGGCGCATCCGGGCAAAGCGGCTGATGGCACCATGCAGAAAGGTGACCATCTCCTTGATCATCGCACCGGCTGCCGGTCCGGCCTTGGCGAAAACCGTGAGGTCACCACCGGCACAGAACAGCTTGTCGCCCTTCGCGGTCAGCAGCACCGTGCGGATCGACGGATCCTCGTCGCAGGCGATTGCCACCTTGAGCAGGTCGCGGCACATAACGTCATTGAGGGCATTGGCTGCTTCCGGGCGGTTGATCGTGACAATCGCCACGGCCCCGTCGCTTTCGCTGTCCCGTTCGAACAGCAGGGTCTCAAGCTCGAGATTGGCGGATGTGATGGCGGTGCTCATTGGCGCTGGTTTCTCCCGGATGGCGGCTTATATTGATGGACGCTTATGTTTGCGGCTTATGCTTGCTTGCGAAGCAGCTACCGGATTTAACACAGGTAACAACAAGCCTGACCAAAAACTTTACGGGAAACGCCATGTCATTCGAATTTCGTACCGTCCCGCATATCATCAGCGAGACCGGCTGTACCGCCAATCTCGGCAACATTCTCGCCGATCATGTATCCTCCCGCCGGATCATGGTGGTCACCGACAAGGGGCTGGTCGATGCCGGTGTTATTGCGCCGGTGCTGGACAGCCTGAAGGCCGCAGAATTTACCGTCACGGTTTTCGATGCCGTGGTCGCCGATCCGCCGGAAGCATTGGTCGAAGCCGCCGTGGTGCAGGCACAGAACAACGAGGTTGGTGTCGTGCTCGGCCTCGGTGGCGGCTCCTCGATGGATGTGGCCAAGCTGGTATCGGTGCTGGCCATCGGCACCCAGAAGCTGTCGGAAATGTACGGGGTTGGTAACGTTACCGGCGGTCGCTTGCCGCTGATCCAGATTCCGACCACGGCGGGTACCGGTTCCGAGGTGACGCCGATCTCGATTGTCACCACCGGCGAGACCACCAAGCTGGGCATTGTCTCGCCGCAGCTCTATGCCGATATCGCCATTCTCGATGCACAGCTGACCACCGGCCTACCCGCCAGGCATACGGCAGCGACCGGTATTGATGCCATGGTCCATGCGATCGAGGCCTATACCTCGAAGCTGAAGAAGAACCCGGTTTCCGACGCTCTGGCGCGGGAGGCGCTG encodes:
- a CDS encoding alcohol dehydrogenase, which codes for MSFEFRTVPHIISETGCTANLGNILADHVSSRRIMVVTDKGLVDAGVIAPVLDSLKAAEFTVTVFDAVVADPPEALVEAAVVQAQNNEVGVVLGLGGGSSMDVAKLVSVLAIGTQKLSEMYGVGNVTGGRLPLIQIPTTAGTGSEVTPISIVTTGETTKLGIVSPQLYADIAILDAQLTTGLPARHTAATGIDAMVHAIEAYTSKLKKNPVSDALAREALRLLAGNLVKACTHGDDLVARQNMLLGAMLAGQAFANAPVAAVHALAYPIGGIFHVPHGLSNALVLPHVLRFNATAAAPLYAELAPIFKPGAEGSDEALTVTLIEALDELADAVAIDKRLSDVGINHNDLPRMAEDAMLQTRLLINNPREVTQDDALAIYQAAL